The following coding sequences lie in one Vitis vinifera cultivar Pinot Noir 40024 chromosome 19, ASM3070453v1 genomic window:
- the LOC100255982 gene encoding uncharacterized protein LOC100255982 isoform X1, translating into MAGNSLPSLGRVKLCDLIACEGLPSDSYKLSVSTLSQSLAQYSAAIIQFPSSDGALLRSGLDSAHLYFHQRASYPAADMIHNNESREWCKTSGYYADPQQWQETYDFRPGLTPPESNSGLEFPPAGLPDIFSLLGKAARDILDAISFYLNLRSSPFTEILDNVPLRSREISSSVLSVCCYGRPSFQGPQHHNLTTQEDGQLVMFSDHEHQVDKSLITLVKSDKAGLHVRDFHGRWVLVDGDLGPQEAIVYPGLALYQATAGYVGPALHRTEISNMQGNMYGRCSLAFKLMPKSMTSLNCSEMRAAGHGVEAQFQLPVPVDDFMQRSHPTEQLFNRNNFPSFNFPTAQDGSMKPLMRRRKNNSRCKPLPPSKRLRLEAQRVLKERVQDIADKKGIKLRFCNLKECESHIHTLDSPCANTRMEIGWPPGVPFVHPHDLPNKAKIGFLEAYEPGWTATHDMELSLIEPGQASQHSANCNCNSPVQVLYTHENTFFWTKLLFCD; encoded by the exons ATGGCAGGTAATAGCCTGCCATCTCTGGGTCGTGTGAAACTCTGCGATCTGATTGCTTGTGAAGGCCTTCCTTCTGATTCTTATAAGTTATCTGTGTCCACTTTGTCACAATCACTAGCTCAGTATTCTGCTGCTATCATTCAATTTCCTTCAAGTGATGGAGCCCTTCTAAGGTCTGGTTTGGATTCTGCTCACCTCTACTTCCATCAAAGAGCATCTTACCCAGCTGCAGATATGATCCATAACAATGAATCTCGTGAGTGGTGCAAGACCTCTGGTTATTATGCAGATCCGCAACAGTGGCAAGAAACCTATGATTTCAGACCAGGCTTAACTCCTCCAGAATCAAATAGTGGTTTGGAATTCCCTCCAGCTGGTTTGCCAGATATATTTTCTCTGCTTGGCAAAGCAGCTCGGGATATTCTGGATGCTATCAGCTTCTATTTGAACTTGCGTAGCTCGCCTTTTACTGAAATACTCGATAATGTTCCCTTGAGAAGTCGTGAAATATCATCTTCTGTACTGTCTGTTTGCTGTTATGGAAGGCCATCCTTTCAGGGACCACAACATCATAATTTAACTACCCAAGAGGATGGCCAATTAGTTATGTTTTCTGATCATGAGCACCAAGTTGATAAAAGCCTGATAACACTTGTCAAGTCAGATAAAGCAGGCTTACATGTAAGAGACTTTCATGGTCGTTGGGTTCTTGTGGATGGGGATCTTGGTCCCCAAGAAGCCATTGTTTATCCTGGACTTGCACTCTACCAGGCAACTGCTGGCTATGTTGGCCCTGCACTACACCGAACAGAGATTAGTAATATGCAGGGTAATATGTATGGACGATGCTCTCTAGCTTTCAAACTCATGCCCAAATCCATGACCAGTCTCAATTGTTCGGAGATGAGGGCAGCTGGTCATGGGGTTGAAGCTCAGTTTCAGCTTCCAGTACCAGTGGATGACTTTATGCAGAGATCCCACCCCACTGAGCAACTTTTTAACAGAAACAATTTCCCAAGTTTCAATTTTCCTACAGCCCAAGATG GATCTATGAAGCCCTTGATGAGGAGGAGGAAGAATAATTCTAGATGCAAACCTCTCCCACCTTCCAAGAGGTTACGACTAGAGGCACAAAGAGTTCTCAAGGAGAGAGTTCAAGATATTGCAGATAAGAAGGGCATCAAGTTGAGGTTCTGTAATCTGAAGGAATGTGAGAGTCACATCCATACACTTGACAGTCCTTGTGCCAATACAAGAATGGAGATCGGGTGGCCACCAGGGGTTCCATTTGTTCATCCTCATGATCTACCAAACAAGGCAAAGATTGGTTTTCTTGAAGCATATGAACCTGGTTGGACAGCCACTCATGATATGGAGTTAAGTCTAATAGAACCTGGACAGGCCAGTCAACACTCGGCTAACTGTAACTGTAACTCTCCTGTTCAAGTTCTATATACACATGAGAACACATTCTTTTGGACCAAACTTTTGTTCTGTGATTAA
- the LOC100255982 gene encoding uncharacterized protein LOC100255982 isoform X3, with amino-acid sequence MAGNSLPSLGRVKLCDLIACEGLPSDSYKLSVSTLSQSLAQYSAAIIQFPSSDGALLRSGLDSAHLYFHQRASYPAADMIHNNESREWCKTSGYYADPQQWQETYDFRPGLTPPESNSGLEFPPAGLPDIFSLLGKAARDILDAISFYLNLRSSPFTEILDNVPLRSREISSSVLSVCCYGRPSFQGPQHHNLTTQEDGQLVMFSDHEHQVDKSLITLVKSDKAGLHVRDFHGRWVLVDGDLGPQEAIVYPGLALYQATAGYVGPALHRTEISNMQGNMYGRCSLAFKLMPKSMTSLNCSEMRAAGHGVEAQFQLPVPVDDFMQRSHPTEQLFNRNNFPSFNFPTAQDGSMKPLMRRRKNNSRCKPLPPSKRLRLEAQRVLKERVQDIADKKGIKLRFCNLKECESHIHTLDSPCANTRMEIGWPPGVPFVHPHDLPNKAKIGFLEAYEPGWTATHDMELSLIEPGQASQHSANCN; translated from the exons ATGGCAGGTAATAGCCTGCCATCTCTGGGTCGTGTGAAACTCTGCGATCTGATTGCTTGTGAAGGCCTTCCTTCTGATTCTTATAAGTTATCTGTGTCCACTTTGTCACAATCACTAGCTCAGTATTCTGCTGCTATCATTCAATTTCCTTCAAGTGATGGAGCCCTTCTAAGGTCTGGTTTGGATTCTGCTCACCTCTACTTCCATCAAAGAGCATCTTACCCAGCTGCAGATATGATCCATAACAATGAATCTCGTGAGTGGTGCAAGACCTCTGGTTATTATGCAGATCCGCAACAGTGGCAAGAAACCTATGATTTCAGACCAGGCTTAACTCCTCCAGAATCAAATAGTGGTTTGGAATTCCCTCCAGCTGGTTTGCCAGATATATTTTCTCTGCTTGGCAAAGCAGCTCGGGATATTCTGGATGCTATCAGCTTCTATTTGAACTTGCGTAGCTCGCCTTTTACTGAAATACTCGATAATGTTCCCTTGAGAAGTCGTGAAATATCATCTTCTGTACTGTCTGTTTGCTGTTATGGAAGGCCATCCTTTCAGGGACCACAACATCATAATTTAACTACCCAAGAGGATGGCCAATTAGTTATGTTTTCTGATCATGAGCACCAAGTTGATAAAAGCCTGATAACACTTGTCAAGTCAGATAAAGCAGGCTTACATGTAAGAGACTTTCATGGTCGTTGGGTTCTTGTGGATGGGGATCTTGGTCCCCAAGAAGCCATTGTTTATCCTGGACTTGCACTCTACCAGGCAACTGCTGGCTATGTTGGCCCTGCACTACACCGAACAGAGATTAGTAATATGCAGGGTAATATGTATGGACGATGCTCTCTAGCTTTCAAACTCATGCCCAAATCCATGACCAGTCTCAATTGTTCGGAGATGAGGGCAGCTGGTCATGGGGTTGAAGCTCAGTTTCAGCTTCCAGTACCAGTGGATGACTTTATGCAGAGATCCCACCCCACTGAGCAACTTTTTAACAGAAACAATTTCCCAAGTTTCAATTTTCCTACAGCCCAAGATG GATCTATGAAGCCCTTGATGAGGAGGAGGAAGAATAATTCTAGATGCAAACCTCTCCCACCTTCCAAGAGGTTACGACTAGAGGCACAAAGAGTTCTCAAGGAGAGAGTTCAAGATATTGCAGATAAGAAGGGCATCAAGTTGAGGTTCTGTAATCTGAAGGAATGTGAGAGTCACATCCATACACTTGACAGTCCTTGTGCCAATACAAGAATGGAGATCGGGTGGCCACCAGGGGTTCCATTTGTTCATCCTCATGATCTACCAAACAAGGCAAAGATTGGTTTTCTTGAAGCATATGAACCTGGTTGGACAGCCACTCATGATATGGAGTTAAGTCTAATAGAACCTGGACAGGCCAGTCAACACTCGGCTAACTGTAACT GA
- the LOC100255982 gene encoding uncharacterized protein LOC100255982 isoform X4: protein MAGNSLPSLGRVKLCDLIACEGLPSDSYKLSVSTLSQSLAQYSAAIIQFPSSDGALLRSGLDSAHLYFHQRASYPAADMIHNNESREWCKTSGYYADPQQWQETYDFRPGLTPPESNSGLEFPPAGLPDIFSLLGKAARDILDAISFYLNLRSSPFTEILDNVPLRSREISSSVLSVCCYGRPSFQGPQHHNLTTQEDGQLVMFSDHEHQVDKSLITLVKSDKAGLHVRDFHGRWVLVDGDLGPQEAIVYPGLALYQATAGYVGPALHRTEISNMQGNMYGRCSLAFKLMPKSMTSLNCSEMRAAGHGVEAQFQLPVPVDDFMQRSHPTEQLFNRNNFPSFNFPTAQDGSMKPLMRRRKNNSRCKPLPPSKRLRLEAQRVLKERVQDIADKKGIKLRFCNLKECESHIHTLDSPCANTRMEIGWPPGVPFVHPHDLPNKAKIGFLEAYEPGWTATHDMENQSP, encoded by the exons ATGGCAGGTAATAGCCTGCCATCTCTGGGTCGTGTGAAACTCTGCGATCTGATTGCTTGTGAAGGCCTTCCTTCTGATTCTTATAAGTTATCTGTGTCCACTTTGTCACAATCACTAGCTCAGTATTCTGCTGCTATCATTCAATTTCCTTCAAGTGATGGAGCCCTTCTAAGGTCTGGTTTGGATTCTGCTCACCTCTACTTCCATCAAAGAGCATCTTACCCAGCTGCAGATATGATCCATAACAATGAATCTCGTGAGTGGTGCAAGACCTCTGGTTATTATGCAGATCCGCAACAGTGGCAAGAAACCTATGATTTCAGACCAGGCTTAACTCCTCCAGAATCAAATAGTGGTTTGGAATTCCCTCCAGCTGGTTTGCCAGATATATTTTCTCTGCTTGGCAAAGCAGCTCGGGATATTCTGGATGCTATCAGCTTCTATTTGAACTTGCGTAGCTCGCCTTTTACTGAAATACTCGATAATGTTCCCTTGAGAAGTCGTGAAATATCATCTTCTGTACTGTCTGTTTGCTGTTATGGAAGGCCATCCTTTCAGGGACCACAACATCATAATTTAACTACCCAAGAGGATGGCCAATTAGTTATGTTTTCTGATCATGAGCACCAAGTTGATAAAAGCCTGATAACACTTGTCAAGTCAGATAAAGCAGGCTTACATGTAAGAGACTTTCATGGTCGTTGGGTTCTTGTGGATGGGGATCTTGGTCCCCAAGAAGCCATTGTTTATCCTGGACTTGCACTCTACCAGGCAACTGCTGGCTATGTTGGCCCTGCACTACACCGAACAGAGATTAGTAATATGCAGGGTAATATGTATGGACGATGCTCTCTAGCTTTCAAACTCATGCCCAAATCCATGACCAGTCTCAATTGTTCGGAGATGAGGGCAGCTGGTCATGGGGTTGAAGCTCAGTTTCAGCTTCCAGTACCAGTGGATGACTTTATGCAGAGATCCCACCCCACTGAGCAACTTTTTAACAGAAACAATTTCCCAAGTTTCAATTTTCCTACAGCCCAAGATG GATCTATGAAGCCCTTGATGAGGAGGAGGAAGAATAATTCTAGATGCAAACCTCTCCCACCTTCCAAGAGGTTACGACTAGAGGCACAAAGAGTTCTCAAGGAGAGAGTTCAAGATATTGCAGATAAGAAGGGCATCAAGTTGAGGTTCTGTAATCTGAAGGAATGTGAGAGTCACATCCATACACTTGACAGTCCTTGTGCCAATACAAGAATGGAGATCGGGTGGCCACCAGGGGTTCCATTTGTTCATCCTCATGATCTACCAAACAAGGCAAAGATTGGTTTTCTTGAAGCATATGAACCTGGTTGGACAGCCACTCATGATATGGA GAATCAATCTCCATAA
- the LOC100255982 gene encoding uncharacterized protein LOC100255982 isoform X2, producing MAGNSLPSLGRVKLCDLIACEGLPSDSYKLSVSTLSQSLAQYSAAIIQFPSSDGALLRSGLDSAHLYFHQRASYPAADMIHNNESREWCKTSGYYADPQQWQETYDFRPGLTPPESNSGLEFPPAGLPDIFSLLGKAARDILDAISFYLNLRSSPFTEILDNVPLRSREISSSVLSVCCYGRPSFQGPQHHNLTTQEDGQLVMFSDHEHQVDKSLITLVKSDKAGLHVRDFHGRWVLVDGDLGPQEAIVYPGLALYQATAGYVGPALHRTEISNMQGNMYGRCSLAFKLMPKSMTSLNCSEMRAAGHGVEAQFQLPVPVDDFMQRSHPTEQLFNRNNFPSFNFPTAQDGSMKPLMRRRKNNSRCKPLPPSKRLRLEAQRVLKERVQDIADKKGIKLRFCNLKECESHIHTLDSPCANTRMEIGWPPGVPFVHPHDLPNKAKIGFLEAYEPGWTATHDMELSLIEPGQESISITSDVWPPLISL from the exons ATGGCAGGTAATAGCCTGCCATCTCTGGGTCGTGTGAAACTCTGCGATCTGATTGCTTGTGAAGGCCTTCCTTCTGATTCTTATAAGTTATCTGTGTCCACTTTGTCACAATCACTAGCTCAGTATTCTGCTGCTATCATTCAATTTCCTTCAAGTGATGGAGCCCTTCTAAGGTCTGGTTTGGATTCTGCTCACCTCTACTTCCATCAAAGAGCATCTTACCCAGCTGCAGATATGATCCATAACAATGAATCTCGTGAGTGGTGCAAGACCTCTGGTTATTATGCAGATCCGCAACAGTGGCAAGAAACCTATGATTTCAGACCAGGCTTAACTCCTCCAGAATCAAATAGTGGTTTGGAATTCCCTCCAGCTGGTTTGCCAGATATATTTTCTCTGCTTGGCAAAGCAGCTCGGGATATTCTGGATGCTATCAGCTTCTATTTGAACTTGCGTAGCTCGCCTTTTACTGAAATACTCGATAATGTTCCCTTGAGAAGTCGTGAAATATCATCTTCTGTACTGTCTGTTTGCTGTTATGGAAGGCCATCCTTTCAGGGACCACAACATCATAATTTAACTACCCAAGAGGATGGCCAATTAGTTATGTTTTCTGATCATGAGCACCAAGTTGATAAAAGCCTGATAACACTTGTCAAGTCAGATAAAGCAGGCTTACATGTAAGAGACTTTCATGGTCGTTGGGTTCTTGTGGATGGGGATCTTGGTCCCCAAGAAGCCATTGTTTATCCTGGACTTGCACTCTACCAGGCAACTGCTGGCTATGTTGGCCCTGCACTACACCGAACAGAGATTAGTAATATGCAGGGTAATATGTATGGACGATGCTCTCTAGCTTTCAAACTCATGCCCAAATCCATGACCAGTCTCAATTGTTCGGAGATGAGGGCAGCTGGTCATGGGGTTGAAGCTCAGTTTCAGCTTCCAGTACCAGTGGATGACTTTATGCAGAGATCCCACCCCACTGAGCAACTTTTTAACAGAAACAATTTCCCAAGTTTCAATTTTCCTACAGCCCAAGATG GATCTATGAAGCCCTTGATGAGGAGGAGGAAGAATAATTCTAGATGCAAACCTCTCCCACCTTCCAAGAGGTTACGACTAGAGGCACAAAGAGTTCTCAAGGAGAGAGTTCAAGATATTGCAGATAAGAAGGGCATCAAGTTGAGGTTCTGTAATCTGAAGGAATGTGAGAGTCACATCCATACACTTGACAGTCCTTGTGCCAATACAAGAATGGAGATCGGGTGGCCACCAGGGGTTCCATTTGTTCATCCTCATGATCTACCAAACAAGGCAAAGATTGGTTTTCTTGAAGCATATGAACCTGGTTGGACAGCCACTCATGATATGGAGTTAAGTCTAATAGAACCTGGACAG GAATCAATCTCCATAACTTCTGATGTGTGGCCACCCTTGATCAGCTTGTGA